The genomic stretch AGGGATGCTTCAGGCTCTCCAGGCACGATCACGTGCTGAGAGGGATCATCCTTTAATGCTGCATAGGCCCCTTCCTCGGTATCCAAGCGTAACCCAGCTTCACGCTTATTCTCATCAGGACCATGACAGGCGAAGCATTTGTCCGAAAGGATCGGACGAACATGGAAATTATAACTGATCTGATCCGAGGACCTTAACCGCTTCTCCTTGGTATCGGCGGATTGACAGGATATCAGCAGTCCCAGCACAACGGAGCAAATGACGATAAATGAGGAGGTTAAACGCATTTTGAATTATTTTGGGTTATTGGCCTAATTTAGCAAAAAAATTAGAGCAAAACCAGTTTTTCAACTACAAAAACAAACAATCAAAAACAAATCCTTACGTTAACTTACTTTTACAGTACATCATTATGGTATTCAGCTCACGCAATGCACAGATTCCAGCACGTCATCGCCCCAGAGGGACAACAATGTCACGAACAGAGCGGCAGCGTAGTGAAGCGATCCCGTTTCATGATTACAAGATTGCTTCACTTCAGCTCCTTTTTGTTCGCAATGAACGAATCCCATTTCATCATCGCGAACGTAGTGGTAACACAGCAAAGCCATCCCGTATGTACGAAGGGAGATCGCTTCGTTCCCAATAGCTACGGGACAGGCTATTCCTCCTCGCTCACATGACGGCTTTTTTATGCTATCCGAAGATGGCCCTAGGCTCCCAACTTGGACCATCTTCGCCCCTCCAAAGTCTCAGACTCGACCAGTAATCCTTTCTGCTCATCTGCCGTAGGCAGTAAAGCTTGGTAAGTAACTCCGCATCTCTCATCTGGGCGATGTGCCGTAGGTACATTACTTAACGATAAAAGGTAGCTGATGTACCTACGGCACATGAGTCGTTTTTCGTAGTTCTTTTATTACCAAGCTTGCCCACCTACGGCGGGCATTATCGGGAAGTCGGTAAGCTGTGATCAGTGGACTGTGGACTATCGTCTCTTATTTACTTATCCACACCGGGTGACAGCGCAATGAAGCGCCCTCACATGCTGAATACGACATCGCCTCGGTGCAAGCTCTCTGTCTTTGGCACCAGGCAGGCCTGTTTGGCACCAGGCAGGCTCGCAATGAACGAATCTAGTCTGTCATCGCGAACGTAGTGGTAACACAGCAAAGCCATCCCGTATGTACGAAGGGAGATCGCTTCGTTCCCAATAGCTATCGGGACAGGCTATTCCTCCTCGCTCACATGACGGCTTTTTTATGTTATCCGAAGATGGTCCTAGGCTCCCAACTTGGGCCATCTTCGCCCCTCCAAAGTCTCAGACTCGACCAGTAATCCTTTCTGCTCATCTGCCGTAGGCAGTAAAGCTTGGTAAGTAACTCCGCATCTCTCATCTGGGCGATGTGCCGTAGGTACATTACTTAACGATAAAAGGTAGCTGATGTACCTACGGCACATGAGTCGTTTTTCGTAGTTCTTTTATTACCAAGCTTGCCCACCTACGGCGGGCATTATCGGGAAGTTCTCGTATCATCGCTGAAATTAGCAGGTTAAGAAGCTGTCCAGTCCCTTTCTTACAGCCTTCCAAGGGCATCGGCAATGGGCTCCTCTCCACTGACCAAGTCGAATGCCTTTTTTACGGTGTGGTTATTTTGTAGTACGGCGATGACCGTGGCAGCGACATCTTCACGGGGGATAGTGCTGCGCTCAACGGTGGCTGCGGCATGGACTTTGCCATTTCCGGGCTCATTCAGCAGGCCTCCAGGGCGGATGATGGTATAATCCAGGGAACTTGCCGCCAGCATCCGGTCGGCATAGTGCTTCGCCACGTAGTAGGGCCGCAGGGTATCATTCCAGTTTTCACGGTTATTTGCCTGCAAGGCACTGATCATCACGAAACGCTTGACACCAGTCTTTTCGGCCGCTTCTACGCACTTCACGGCGCCGTCCAGATCGATCAAAAGGGTCTTGTCTGCCCCGGTCGTGCCGCCCGATCCGGCCGTAAACACCACCGCGTCACTCCCTTCCATAGCTTTGGCCAAGTCCTCCACCGACCCTTCAA from Echinicola soli encodes the following:
- a CDS encoding SDR family oxidoreductase, with the protein product MKVLVIGANGQIGQLIVDKLQGAGDFSPVAMIRKEEQVAGFKEKGIDSVLADLEGSVEDLAKAMEGSDAVVFTAGSGGTTGADKTLLIDLDGAVKCVEAAEKTGVKRFVMISALQANNRENWNDTLRPYYVAKHYADRMLAASSLDYTIIRPGGLLNEPGNGKVHAAATVERSTIPREDVAATVIAVLQNNHTVKKAFDLVSGEEPIADALGRL